A section of the Gallus gallus isolate bGalGal1 chromosome 4, bGalGal1.mat.broiler.GRCg7b, whole genome shotgun sequence genome encodes:
- the TRMT2B gene encoding tRNA (uracil(54)-C(5))-methyltransferase homolog isoform X1 — protein sequence MALPHASMLTRRCLRLLTPQPVLLSSLPGWDCRQPTGERAAKRRRKKDREGCSLPASSWEERYAGGRLADAVTPLWRLPYQEQLQVKYESLREVLQTLTSHLLELGGAVQDPSGLCCPLQPVVPSPTINGYRNKSTFSVNRGPDGNPKTVGLYVGTGRARNIVCVRTDHMKNTPLQHKQVAQCYEQFIRRSLLGSCILFHEGGHWRELVVRTSQHGHTMAIVTFHPQQLDQEALAAQKALLREFFTCGPGAECALTSLYFQESTMTRCSHEHSPFQLLHGEPHIFEDVLDLRFRISPDAFFQVNTSGAEVLYRVVRELSQAAGDTVLLDVCCGTGTIGLSLARHVSKVIGVEIVQKAIEDARWNAAFNGISNCEFHSGKAEAVIPALLSSWEDARPLVAVVNPSRAGIHHRVVKAIRSCRAIRRLLYISCKPEGEAMRNFLELCCPPDPRKKLEGEPFAPALAVPVDMFPHTAHCELVLLLTR from the exons ATGGCTCTGCCCCATGCATCCATGCTGACACGCCGGTGCCTGCGCCTGCTGACCCCGCAGCCCGTGCTCCTGAGCAGCCTGCCTGGGTGGGACTGCCGACAGCCAACGGGGGAGAGAGCAGccaagaggagaaggaagaaggacaGAGAGGGCTGCAGCTTGCCAGCATCCTCCTGGGAAGAGAGGTACGCCGGTGGGAG GCTGGCAGATGCAGTGACGCCGCTGTGGAGACTTCCATaccaggagcagctgcag GTGAAGTATGAGAGCCTGAGGGAGGTTCTGCAGACCCTGACATCGCATCTGTTggagctgggaggagctgtgcaggatCCCAGTGggctctgctgtcccctgcaGCCCGTGGTCCCCTCG CCCACCATCAATGGGTACCGCAACAAGTCCACGTTCTCTGTGAACCGAGGGCCGGATGGGAACCCCAAAACAGTGGGGCTGTACGTGGGGACGGGCAGAG CAAGAAATATTGTGTGCGTGAGAACCGACCACATGAAGAACACACCCCTACAGCACAAACAAGTGGCCCAG TGCTACGAGCAGTTCATCCGCCGCTCCCTGCTGGGCTCCTGCATCCTCTTCCATGAAGGTGGGCACTGGAGGGAGCTCGTGGTGCGCACCTCCCAGCACGGCCACACCATGGCCATCGTCACCTTCCACCCCCAGCAGCTGGACCAG GAGGCTctggctgctcagaaagcactgctgagagAGTTCTTCACCTGCGGACCCGGAGCAGAGTGTGCCCTGACATCACTGTACTTCCAGGAGAG CACCATGACGCGCTGTTCCCATGAGCATTCacccttccagctccttcatGGAGAACCACACATCTTTGAAGACGTGCTGGACCTGAGGTTTCGCATCTCTCCAGATGCCTTTTTCCAGGTGAACACGAGCGGAGCAGAAGTGCTGTACCGGGTGGTCAGGGAGCTGAgccaggctgctggagacacTGTGCTCCTCGATGTCTGCTGCGGGACGG GCACGATTGGTCTCTCTCTGGCTCGCCATGTGTCCAAGGTCATCGGCGTTGAGATAGTGCAGAAAGCAATAGAGGATGCCAGGTGGAATGCAGCATTCAATG gaATTTCAAACTGTGAGTTTCACAGTGGAAAGGCAGAGGCTGTGATACCAGCACTGCTCTCATCGTGGGAGGATGCCCGACCCCTTGTCGCAGTGGTGAACCCATCTCGGGCTGGGATCC ATCACAGGGTCGTGAAGGCCATCCGGAGCTGCAGGGCAATCCGAAGGCTGCTCTACATCTCCTGCAAGCCGGAGGGCGAAGCCATGAGGAACTTCCTTGA gctgtgctgtccccCCGACCCAAGGAAGAAGCTGGAAGGAGAGCCGTTTGCCCCAGCGCTGGCTGTCCCTGTCGACATGTTCCCTCACACTGCTCACTgtgagctggtgctgctgctcacccgCTGA
- the TRMT2B gene encoding tRNA (uracil(54)-C(5))-methyltransferase homolog isoform X2, protein MALPHASMLTRRCLRLLTPQPVLLSSLPGWDCRQPTGERAAKRRRKKDREGCSLPASSWEERLADAVTPLWRLPYQEQLQVKYESLREVLQTLTSHLLELGGAVQDPSGLCCPLQPVVPSPTINGYRNKSTFSVNRGPDGNPKTVGLYVGTGRARNIVCVRTDHMKNTPLQHKQVAQCYEQFIRRSLLGSCILFHEGGHWRELVVRTSQHGHTMAIVTFHPQQLDQEALAAQKALLREFFTCGPGAECALTSLYFQESTMTRCSHEHSPFQLLHGEPHIFEDVLDLRFRISPDAFFQVNTSGAEVLYRVVRELSQAAGDTVLLDVCCGTGTIGLSLARHVSKVIGVEIVQKAIEDARWNAAFNGISNCEFHSGKAEAVIPALLSSWEDARPLVAVVNPSRAGIHHRVVKAIRSCRAIRRLLYISCKPEGEAMRNFLELCCPPDPRKKLEGEPFAPALAVPVDMFPHTAHCELVLLLTR, encoded by the exons ATGGCTCTGCCCCATGCATCCATGCTGACACGCCGGTGCCTGCGCCTGCTGACCCCGCAGCCCGTGCTCCTGAGCAGCCTGCCTGGGTGGGACTGCCGACAGCCAACGGGGGAGAGAGCAGccaagaggagaaggaagaaggacaGAGAGGGCTGCAGCTTGCCAGCATCCTCCTGGGAAGAGAG GCTGGCAGATGCAGTGACGCCGCTGTGGAGACTTCCATaccaggagcagctgcag GTGAAGTATGAGAGCCTGAGGGAGGTTCTGCAGACCCTGACATCGCATCTGTTggagctgggaggagctgtgcaggatCCCAGTGggctctgctgtcccctgcaGCCCGTGGTCCCCTCG CCCACCATCAATGGGTACCGCAACAAGTCCACGTTCTCTGTGAACCGAGGGCCGGATGGGAACCCCAAAACAGTGGGGCTGTACGTGGGGACGGGCAGAG CAAGAAATATTGTGTGCGTGAGAACCGACCACATGAAGAACACACCCCTACAGCACAAACAAGTGGCCCAG TGCTACGAGCAGTTCATCCGCCGCTCCCTGCTGGGCTCCTGCATCCTCTTCCATGAAGGTGGGCACTGGAGGGAGCTCGTGGTGCGCACCTCCCAGCACGGCCACACCATGGCCATCGTCACCTTCCACCCCCAGCAGCTGGACCAG GAGGCTctggctgctcagaaagcactgctgagagAGTTCTTCACCTGCGGACCCGGAGCAGAGTGTGCCCTGACATCACTGTACTTCCAGGAGAG CACCATGACGCGCTGTTCCCATGAGCATTCacccttccagctccttcatGGAGAACCACACATCTTTGAAGACGTGCTGGACCTGAGGTTTCGCATCTCTCCAGATGCCTTTTTCCAGGTGAACACGAGCGGAGCAGAAGTGCTGTACCGGGTGGTCAGGGAGCTGAgccaggctgctggagacacTGTGCTCCTCGATGTCTGCTGCGGGACGG GCACGATTGGTCTCTCTCTGGCTCGCCATGTGTCCAAGGTCATCGGCGTTGAGATAGTGCAGAAAGCAATAGAGGATGCCAGGTGGAATGCAGCATTCAATG gaATTTCAAACTGTGAGTTTCACAGTGGAAAGGCAGAGGCTGTGATACCAGCACTGCTCTCATCGTGGGAGGATGCCCGACCCCTTGTCGCAGTGGTGAACCCATCTCGGGCTGGGATCC ATCACAGGGTCGTGAAGGCCATCCGGAGCTGCAGGGCAATCCGAAGGCTGCTCTACATCTCCTGCAAGCCGGAGGGCGAAGCCATGAGGAACTTCCTTGA gctgtgctgtccccCCGACCCAAGGAAGAAGCTGGAAGGAGAGCCGTTTGCCCCAGCGCTGGCTGTCCCTGTCGACATGTTCCCTCACACTGCTCACTgtgagctggtgctgctgctcacccgCTGA
- the LOC100858944 gene encoding probable G-protein coupled receptor 34: MDPLSTPPPSIEVSEQFLGNSCCQIHDGFLSVTLPVMYSLIFAVGLLSNALALWVFSRSVQRRTSITVYMRNLALSDLLLALCLPFRIAFQDRSEPRVFCSIVGAFFYLNMYVSITFLSLISLDRYLKIIRPLQKYRIHTVSCSTLASGMVWAVNFAFMLPFFFERRGKGPCDHKCFHFRSKSTTAAAFNMAAVAAFFIVLLLFLYFYSKIFAKLHQVSSVKAQQLNKRTSTRAITKTFVVLVIFIVCFTPYHAVRIPYILAQVGAISSLPWKQGLHLANELVLCISALNSCLDPIIFFFLSSSFRRAVLCTIQGRLKGALLSNQGGLTPSRSVTEL, translated from the coding sequence ATGGACCCTCTGAGCACCCCCCCTCCCTCCATTGAAGTCAGCGAGCAGTTCCTGGGCAACTCGTGCTGTCAGATCCACGATGGGTTCCTCTCAGTGACGCTGCCCGTCATGTACTCGCTGATCTTTGCCGTTGGGCTGCTCAGCAATGCGTTGGCACTCTGGGTGTTCTCACGCAGCGTGCAGCGCCGGACCTCCATCACTGTGTACATGAGGAACCTGGCGCTCTCCGACCTCCTGCTGGCCCTCTGCCTGCCCTTCCGCATCGCCTTCCAGGACAGGAGTGAGCCCCGTGTCTTTTGCAGCATCGTCGGGGCCTTCTTCTACCTCAACATGTACGTCAGCATCACTTTCCTCAGCCTGATCAGCCTGGACCGCTACCTGAAGATCATCCGTCCCCTCCAGAAATACAGGATTCACACCGTGTCCTGCAGCACGTTGGCCTCCGGGATGGTTTGGGCGGTGAACTTCGCCTTCatgctgcctttcttctttgagagaagagggaaggggCCCTGTGACCATAAATGCTTCCACTTCAGGAGCAAAAGCACCACGGCAGCAGCCTTCAACATGGCCGCGGTGGCCGCCTTCTTCAtcgtgctgctgctcttcctctaCTTCTACAGCAAGATATTTGCCAAGCTGCACCAGGTCTCCTCAGTGAAGGCCCAGCAGCTGAACAAGAGGACCAGCACGAGAGCCATCACCAAGACCTTTGTGGTCCTGGTCATCTTCATCGTCTGCTTCACCCCTTACCACGCTGTCCGCATCCCTTACATCCTGGCGCAGGTCGGGGCCATTTCCAGCCTGCCCTGGAAGCAAGGCCTGCACCTCGCTAACGAGCTCGTGCTCTGCATCTCAGCCCTCAACAGCTGCCTCGACCCcattatcttctttttcttgtccAGCAGTTTCCGCAGGGCCGTGCTCTGCACCATCCAGGGCAGGCTGAAGGGAGCCCTGCTGAGCAACCAGGGCGGGCTGACCCCCAGCAGGTCTGTGACAGAGCTGTAG
- the F8A3 gene encoding 40-kDa huntingtin-associated protein-like gives MLAAAGGSGPGGAGGSGPGPGPGGGDGDFLSRYRLVSAKLRRRFLRKPNVAEAAEQFAALARELRAQESLPYAAWCQLAVARCAQSLFHGPAEAAALGEAARLFLRQERDLRQRLALRGGFGEHLAAAQSCGAFAARLHLERGQPALAAGLCLELAAALRDTGRPARAAAHFQRAAELLAAAKLPLEALRCLTERASCLLLGRDYAGALAALTRAQALAGAGAGIGGSGGAAPGGAFLDALVSCEVSRVLLLLLLQPPPGKLSPEHARTLEQYCWEAPEGGAAGGGLPAAASYLPAELFLLLQSAVLACQEKDAAALRALQAELWPLLSAEQNHLLHLVLQDMLSPAGHGL, from the coding sequence ATgctggcggcggcgggcggctcggggcccggcggggcgggcggctccGGGCCCGGGCCGGGCCCCGGCGGCGGGGACGGGGACTTCCTGTCGCGGTACCGGCTGGTGTCGGCCAAGCTGCGGCGGCGCTTCCTGCGGAAACCGAACGTGGCGGAGGCGGCGGAGCAGTTCGCGGCGCTGGCGCGGGAGCTGCGCGCCCAGGAGAGCCTGCCCTACGCGGCCTGGTGCCAGCTGGCGGTGGCGCGCTGCGCGCAGAGCCTCTTTCACGGCCCCGCCGAGGCGGCGGCGCTGGGCGAAGCGGCGCGGCTCTTCCTGCGCCAGGAGCGGGACCTGCGGCAGCGCCTGGCCCTGCGCGGCGGTTTCGGCGAGCACCTGGCGGCGGCGCAGAGCTGCGGGGCCTTCGCCGCCCGCCTGCACCTGGAGCGGGGGCAGCCGGCGCTGGCGGCCGGGCTCTGCCTGGAGCTGGCGGCGGCGCTGCGCGATACGGGCCGGCCCGCCCGCGCCGCCGCGCACTTCCAGAGGGCTGCCGAGCTCCTGGCGGCCGCTAAGCTGCCCCTGGAGGCGCTGCGCTGCTTGACGGAGCGCgcctcctgcctgctgctgggccgCGACTACGCCGGGGCTCTGGCGGCGCTGACCCGGGCGCAGGCGTTGGCTGGAGCCGGAGCCGGGATcggggggagcggcggggccgcgcccgGTGGAGCCTTCCTGGACGCGCTGGTGAGCTGCGAGGTGTCgcgggtgctgctgctgcttctcctgcagccgCCGCCCGGCAAGCTGTCGCCCGAGCACGCCCGCACGCTGGAGCAGTACTGCTGGGAGGCGCCCgagggcggcgcggcgggcggaGGGCTGCCGGCGGCCGCCAGCTACCTGCCCGCAgagctcttcctgctgctgcagtccgCCGTGCTGGCCTGCCAGGAGAAGGATGCGGCCGCGCTGCGGGCTCTGCAGGCCGAGCTGTGGCCGCTGTTGAGCGCCGAGCAGAACCACCTGCTGCACCTGGTGCTGCAGGACATGCTCAGCCCCGCGGGGCACGGGCTCTGA
- the DKC1 gene encoding H/ACA ribonucleoprotein complex subunit DKC1 encodes MADGDGSSVKKRRKKDKRSLPDEDVADIQHTEEFLIKPESRVAQLDTSQWPLLLKNFDKLNVLTTHYTPLPSGANPLKREISDYVRSGFINLDKPSNPSSHEVVAWIRRILRVEKTGHSGTLDPKVTGCLIVCIERATRLVKSQQSAGKEYVGIVRLHNAIESEAQLARAIETLTGALFQRPPLIAAVKRQLRVRTIYESKLVEYDPERRLGIFWVSCEAGTYIRTLCVHLGLLLGVGGQMQELRRVRSGILGEMDNMVTMHDVLDAQWQYDNNKDDSYLRRVILPLEKLLTSHKRLVMKDSAVNAICYGAKIMLPGVLRYEDGIELNQEIVVITTKGEAICLAIALMTTAVISTCDHGVVAKIKRVIMERDTYPRKWGLGPKASQKKMMIQKGLLDKHGKPNECTPDSWKKEYVDYRESSKKEAAKVPQAVSEVERAPKRKRESESENEAVSPPPSPATPPPEELSKKEKKKKKKEKKAKEAAESGEEQIEVISESSAKKKKKKKKQKEVEESSE; translated from the exons ATGGCGGACGGGGACG GTTCTTCCGTGAAGAAACGGCGGAAGAAGGACAAGCGGTCGCTGCCCGACGAGGATGTGGCG GACATCCAGCACACCGAGGAGTTCCTCATCAAGCCCGAGTCCCGCGTGGCGCAGCTGGACACGTCCCAGTGGCCGCTGTTGCTGAAG AACTTTGACAAACTAAACGTGCTGACAACACACTACACACCCCTCCCTTCCGGCGCTAATCCCTTGAAGAGGGAGATCTCTGACTATGTACG GTCTGGCTTCATCAACCTGGACAAGCCTTCCAATCCATCTTCCCATGAGGTGGTGGCGTGGATCCGACGCATCCTTCGAGTAGAGAAGACGGGGCACAGTGGCACCCTGGACCCTAAGGTGACCGGATGCCTCATTGTGTGCATTGAGAGGGCGACACGGCTTGTCAAGTCTCAGCAGAGTGCAG GCAAAGAGTATGTGGGAATTGTTCGGCTGCACAATGCAATTGAAAGTGAGGCTCAGCTTGCCAGG GCAATAGAAACTCTGACAGGAGCACTCTTCCAGCGACCACCTCTCATCGCCGCTGTTAAGCGACAGCTGAGAGTCAGAACCATCTATGAGAGCAAGCTGGTGGAGTACGATCCTGAGAGAAGATTAG GTATCTTCTGGGTGAGCTGTGAAGCGGGCACGTACATCCGAACGCTTTGTGTTCACCTTGGTTTGCTGCTTGGTGTTGGGGGCCAAATGCAGGAGCTCCGGAGAGTGCGGTCGGGCATCCTGGGAGAGATG GACAACATGGTGACCATGCACGACGTGCTGGATGCACAGTGGCAGTACGACAACAACAAGGATGACAGCTACCTGCGGCGtgtcatcctgcccctggagAAGCTGCTCACCTCACACAAGCGGCTCGTCATGAAAGACAGTGCG GTTAATGCCATTTGCTATGGAGCCAAGATCATGCTGCCCGGTGTCCTGAGGTACGAAGATGGTATTGAGCTTAACCAGGAGATTGTAGTCATCACCACAAAAGGAGAAGCTATCTGCCTAG CCATTGCCTTGATGACCACTGCTGTCATTTCTACCTGCGACCACGGCGTGGTAGCAAAGATCAAGAGAGTAATCATGGAGAGAGACACATATCCCCGTAAATGGGGCCTCGGTCCCAAG GCCAGTCAAAAGAAGATGATGATCCAGAAGGGCCTGCTGGACAAACACGGAAAGCCCAATGAGTGCACACCAGATTCCTGGAAGAAGGAATACGTGGATTACAG GGAGTCGTCCAAGAAAGAGGCAGCTAAAGTTCCCCAGGCTGTGTCAGAGGTGGAAAGGGCTCCAAAA aggaagagagagtCAGAGAGTGAAAATGAGGCTGTGAGCCCCCCACCATCCCCAGCCACTCCACCACCAGAGGAGCTGagcaaaaaggagaagaaaaagaagaagaaagaaaagaaagccaaagaagcagctgaaagtggGGAAGAACAAATAGAAGTG ATCAGTGAAAGCAGCgccaagaagaagaagaagaagaagaaacagaaggaggTAGAAGAGAGCTCAGAGTAA